From a region of the Rhodococcus sp. 4CII genome:
- a CDS encoding DEAD/DEAH box helicase produces the protein MRAAMRKASPLSKITVDHEDDATETTLSAQLDSTHVAPTFAELGVRDEIVRALDEIGIQRTFAIQELTLPLALAGDDLIGQARTGMGKTFGFGVPLLHRISTGTTGTAALDGTPRALVIVPTRELCIQVTKDLEGAAKYLKGEKNKLEVLAIYGGRPYETQIATLQKGADVVVGTPGRLLDLANQGHLILGKVEVLVLDEADEMLDLGFLPDIERILGMVPDKRQTMLFSATMPGPIITLARTFLTQPTHIRAEQADDSAVHDRTTQHIYRAHALDKAEMVARVLQADGRGATMIFTRTKRTAQKVADELTERGFAVGSVHGDLNQVAREKALKAFRSGKIDVLVATDVAARGIDIDDVTHVINYQCPEDEKTYVHRIGRTGRAGRTGIAVTLVDWDDIPRWQLIDKALGLGIPDPVETYSSSPHLYEELSIPDDATGTIKRARAEKAEKAAAEQDDNAEQSERAERTERPARTRTRRRTRGGRPTDSVGPKSVSPEPTAPESAAQGTDADGDGTSKPRRRRRRRTTKVGAAATNAE, from the coding sequence GTGCGTGCAGCTATGAGGAAGGCCAGTCCACTGAGCAAGATCACTGTCGACCATGAAGACGACGCCACCGAGACCACTCTCTCGGCGCAACTCGACTCCACCCACGTCGCCCCCACATTCGCCGAGCTCGGAGTGCGTGACGAAATCGTTCGCGCGCTCGACGAGATCGGCATCCAGCGCACCTTCGCCATCCAGGAGCTGACGCTCCCCCTCGCCCTCGCCGGCGACGACCTGATCGGCCAGGCCCGCACAGGCATGGGCAAGACGTTCGGTTTCGGCGTCCCGCTGCTCCACCGCATCTCCACCGGCACCACCGGGACCGCCGCGCTCGACGGCACGCCCCGGGCACTGGTCATCGTTCCCACCCGCGAGCTGTGCATCCAGGTCACCAAGGATCTCGAGGGCGCGGCGAAGTACCTGAAGGGCGAGAAGAACAAGCTCGAGGTTCTCGCCATCTACGGCGGCCGCCCCTACGAGACACAGATTGCGACCCTGCAGAAGGGCGCGGACGTCGTCGTCGGCACCCCGGGCCGCCTGCTCGACCTCGCCAACCAGGGCCACCTGATCCTGGGCAAGGTCGAGGTCCTCGTCCTGGACGAGGCCGACGAGATGCTCGACCTGGGCTTCCTGCCCGACATCGAGCGCATCTTGGGAATGGTCCCGGACAAGCGGCAGACGATGCTGTTCTCGGCCACCATGCCCGGCCCGATCATCACGCTGGCCCGCACGTTCCTCACGCAGCCGACGCACATCCGCGCCGAGCAGGCCGACGACTCGGCGGTGCACGACCGGACCACCCAGCACATCTACCGCGCGCACGCGCTGGACAAGGCGGAGATGGTCGCCCGCGTGCTGCAGGCCGACGGCCGCGGCGCGACGATGATCTTCACCCGCACCAAGCGCACCGCGCAGAAGGTCGCGGACGAACTCACCGAGCGCGGGTTCGCCGTCGGTTCCGTGCACGGCGACCTCAACCAGGTTGCCCGCGAGAAGGCGTTGAAGGCGTTCCGTTCCGGCAAGATCGACGTGCTCGTCGCGACGGACGTCGCGGCACGCGGCATCGACATCGACGACGTGACGCACGTCATCAACTACCAGTGCCCGGAGGACGAGAAGACGTACGTCCACCGGATCGGCCGTACCGGCCGCGCGGGCCGTACCGGCATCGCCGTGACCCTCGTGGACTGGGACGACATTCCCCGCTGGCAGCTCATCGACAAGGCCCTCGGCCTCGGTATCCCCGATCCGGTGGAGACGTATTCCAGCTCACCGCACCTGTACGAGGAGCTCTCGATTCCGGACGACGCCACCGGCACGATCAAGCGCGCCCGGGCCGAGAAGGCCGAGAAGGCCGCGGCCGAGCAGGACGATAACGCAGAGCAGAGTGAGAGGGCCGAACGCACTGAGCGCCCGGCGCGCACCCGGACCCGGCGCCGCACCCGCGGTGGTCGTCCCACCGATTCCGTGGGCCCCAAGTCCGTGTCGCCGGAGCCGACGGCACCCGAATCCGCTGCTCAGGGGACGGACGCCGACGGCGACGGGACATCCAAGCCTCGCCGGCGCCGTCGCCGGCGGACAACGAAGGTCGGCGCCGCCGCGACGAACGCGGAGTAG
- the moeZ gene encoding adenylyltransferase/sulfurtransferase MoeZ, producing the protein MKTTEALPPLVEPDAELSRDEVARYSRHLIIPDVGMAGQKRLKNAKVLVIGAGGLGSPALLYLAAAGVGTIGIVEFDEVDMSNLQRQVIHGRSDVGRPKAESARDSIREINDNVDVRLHEFRLEPDNAVELFEQYDLILDGTDNFATRYLVNDAAVLAHKPYVWGSIYRFEGQASVFWEDAPNGRGLNYRDLYPEAPPPGMVPSCAEGGVLGVLCASIGSIMATEAVKLITGIGESLLGRLMVYDALDMTYRTIALRRDPARTPITELIDYDAFCGVVSDEGQAAAAGSTITATELRDLLDSGKEIELIDVREPVEWDIVHLPGAVLIPKDRILSGEALSELPQNKPIVLHCKTGVRSAEALAALKKAGFSDATHLQGGVIAWAKQVDTSLPVY; encoded by the coding sequence GTGAAGACCACCGAGGCACTTCCGCCACTGGTGGAACCGGACGCCGAACTTTCCCGTGACGAGGTGGCGCGCTACAGCAGGCACCTGATCATCCCGGACGTCGGCATGGCGGGGCAGAAGCGCCTCAAGAACGCGAAGGTCCTCGTCATCGGTGCGGGCGGTCTCGGCTCGCCGGCCCTGCTCTACCTGGCGGCGGCGGGTGTGGGAACGATCGGCATCGTCGAGTTCGACGAGGTCGACATGTCGAACCTGCAACGTCAGGTCATCCACGGCCGTTCCGACGTGGGCCGTCCCAAGGCGGAGAGCGCGCGCGACTCGATCCGCGAGATCAACGACAACGTCGATGTCCGGTTGCACGAGTTCCGCCTCGAACCCGACAACGCCGTCGAATTGTTCGAACAGTACGACCTGATCCTCGACGGCACCGACAACTTCGCCACCCGGTACCTCGTCAACGATGCCGCCGTACTCGCCCACAAGCCGTACGTGTGGGGTTCCATCTACCGTTTCGAAGGCCAGGCGTCCGTGTTCTGGGAGGACGCGCCGAACGGCCGCGGACTCAACTACCGCGACCTCTACCCGGAGGCGCCGCCGCCCGGCATGGTGCCGTCCTGTGCCGAGGGCGGCGTGCTCGGCGTGCTCTGCGCGTCGATCGGTTCGATCATGGCCACCGAGGCGGTGAAGTTGATCACCGGCATCGGCGAATCTCTGCTCGGACGGCTGATGGTGTACGACGCGCTCGACATGACGTACCGCACCATCGCGTTGCGCCGCGACCCGGCGCGTACCCCGATCACCGAGCTGATCGACTACGACGCGTTCTGCGGTGTCGTCTCCGACGAGGGGCAGGCCGCGGCGGCCGGGTCGACCATCACCGCCACCGAACTGCGCGACCTTCTCGACTCCGGCAAGGAGATCGAATTGATCGACGTGCGCGAACCGGTCGAGTGGGACATCGTCCACCTACCCGGCGCGGTGCTGATCCCGAAGGACCGCATCCTGTCGGGCGAGGCGTTGTCGGAGCTTCCGCAGAACAAGCCGATAGTGCTGCACTGTAAGACCGGCGTGCGGTCGGCGGAGGCGCTGGCCGCGCTGAAGAAGGCGGGCTTCTCCGATGCGACGCATCTGCAGGGCGGCGTCATCGCGTGGGCGAAACAGGTGGACACGAGCCTGCCCGTCTACTGA
- a CDS encoding VOC family protein: protein MTEAPRLDTFRIRAQPLLAVGDVERSGEWYRTILDARSGHGGPDYEQLLVDGHMVLQLHRLDEGHHHGTIGDPALPRGNGVAIWFEAAEFDATVARLREVGADVITDVHVNPNAGHREIWIRDPDGYLVVFAEPG from the coding sequence ATGACAGAAGCACCCCGGCTCGACACCTTCAGGATTCGAGCTCAGCCGCTTCTCGCCGTCGGCGACGTCGAACGGTCCGGCGAGTGGTACCGGACGATCCTCGACGCGCGTAGCGGGCACGGTGGCCCCGACTACGAGCAACTTCTCGTCGACGGGCACATGGTGCTGCAGTTGCACCGGCTCGACGAGGGGCACCACCACGGCACCATCGGTGATCCGGCACTCCCGCGGGGCAACGGGGTGGCGATCTGGTTCGAGGCCGCCGAATTCGACGCGACCGTCGCGCGACTGCGGGAAGTGGGTGCCGACGTGATCACCGACGTGCACGTCAATCCCAATGCGGGACACCGCGAGATCTGGATCCGCGACCCCGACGGCTACCTCGTCGTGTTCGCCGAACCCGGGTGA
- a CDS encoding DUF3152 domain-containing protein — MTDRGGPRVQGRAPQSSEDGERSRSIDQRDSRPRASKSAPRAQSHQPLRAQWDPTSRDVGRPRNPRPERQARKQSRVGRFVSTYGWRAYAIPILLIVTVLVVIDAVRDTGGTDTTAETDSPGFGTLSRDTDGSSVIGVPPEADGNFAAELPSGALPEGGPFTAVGAGTWHVIPGAGPKVGQGTEREFTYSVEIEDGVDTSGFGGDESFGRMVDQTLSNPKSWTNDPRFAFRRVDQGNPDFRVSLTSQMTIREACGYDIQLEVSCYNPGIDRVVLNEPRWVRGAIAFQGDIGSYRQYQINHEVGHAIGYQDHQPCETEGGLAPVMMQQTFGTANNDIARLDPEGIVPMNGLTCHFNPWPFPRA; from the coding sequence GTGACTGACCGAGGAGGACCGCGCGTGCAAGGCCGGGCTCCGCAGAGCTCCGAGGACGGGGAGCGATCGCGGAGCATCGACCAGCGTGACAGCCGGCCCCGCGCGTCCAAGTCGGCACCGCGGGCGCAGTCGCATCAACCGCTGCGCGCGCAATGGGACCCGACCAGCCGTGACGTCGGCCGGCCCCGGAACCCGCGGCCCGAGCGGCAGGCGAGGAAGCAGAGCCGCGTCGGCCGGTTCGTCTCCACCTACGGCTGGCGGGCCTACGCCATCCCGATCCTGCTGATCGTCACCGTCCTCGTCGTCATCGATGCGGTCCGCGACACCGGGGGCACCGACACCACCGCTGAAACCGACAGCCCCGGATTCGGCACTTTGTCGCGCGACACCGACGGTTCGAGCGTCATCGGGGTCCCGCCGGAGGCGGACGGGAACTTCGCAGCCGAGCTTCCCTCGGGTGCGCTGCCCGAGGGGGGTCCGTTCACAGCGGTGGGCGCAGGCACCTGGCACGTGATCCCCGGAGCCGGGCCGAAGGTCGGGCAGGGCACCGAGCGTGAATTCACTTACAGCGTCGAAATCGAGGACGGCGTCGACACCTCCGGATTCGGCGGCGACGAGTCGTTCGGCCGGATGGTCGACCAGACGCTGTCGAACCCGAAGAGCTGGACGAACGACCCTCGGTTCGCGTTCCGCCGCGTCGACCAGGGAAACCCCGACTTCCGGGTGTCGCTGACGTCTCAGATGACGATTCGCGAAGCGTGCGGCTACGACATCCAACTCGAGGTGTCCTGCTACAACCCCGGCATCGACCGCGTCGTCCTCAACGAGCCGCGCTGGGTGCGCGGTGCGATCGCGTTCCAGGGCGACATCGGGTCCTACCGGCAGTATCAGATCAACCACGAGGTCGGGCACGCCATCGGCTACCAGGACCACCAGCCGTGCGAGACCGAAGGTGGCCTCGCGCCGGTGATGATGCAGCAGACGTTCGGGACGGCCAACAACGACATCGCGAGACTCGACCCCGAGGGCATCGTCCCGATGAATGGTCTGACCTGCCATTTCAACCCGTGGCCGTTCCCCCGGGCATGA
- a CDS encoding FadR/GntR family transcriptional regulator, giving the protein MTFGKPVQRSSLISQVTEQLRDEICSGRWTVGEKIPTETALSELTGTGRNTVREAVQALVHTGLLERRQGSGTYVVATSAVGGTLGKYFAGAHERDVTELRQALDVTAAALAARRRTPDDVARLQTLLAERRRCWAESDTEAAVAADVALHRAIVEASHNAVYLEFYDSLLPSIAQTVDRHVHATGAGFHDEHGRLIQAVVDGDETAATGAARDLFAELLT; this is encoded by the coding sequence ATGACCTTTGGAAAACCCGTGCAGCGTTCGAGTCTGATCTCACAGGTCACCGAGCAACTGCGCGACGAGATCTGCAGCGGACGGTGGACGGTGGGCGAGAAGATCCCCACCGAGACCGCGCTGTCCGAACTCACCGGGACGGGCCGGAACACCGTCCGCGAAGCAGTGCAGGCCCTCGTCCACACCGGGTTGCTGGAACGGCGTCAGGGATCGGGCACGTACGTCGTCGCCACCTCCGCCGTGGGGGGCACGCTCGGCAAATACTTCGCCGGCGCGCACGAGCGCGACGTCACCGAACTACGGCAGGCGCTCGACGTCACGGCGGCCGCCCTCGCCGCCCGGCGACGCACCCCCGACGACGTTGCACGCCTGCAGACCCTTCTCGCCGAGCGCCGCCGGTGCTGGGCCGAATCCGACACCGAGGCCGCCGTCGCGGCCGACGTGGCTCTGCATCGCGCGATCGTCGAAGCGAGTCACAACGCCGTGTACCTCGAGTTCTACGACTCGCTGCTGCCCTCGATCGCCCAGACCGTCGACCGGCACGTGCACGCGACCGGGGCCGGGTTCCACGACGAACACGGGCGCCTGATCCAGGCGGTGGTCGATGGCGACGAGACCGCGGCGACCGGGGCTGCCCGCGACTTGTTCGCCGAACTGCTCACCTAG
- a CDS encoding TIGR02569 family protein: protein MSTGQPPQHVCSTFGLREVEPTPLGADWDGGWLCGDVVLSAVADHARAAWSAKVRETLEVDGVRLARPVRSTDGRYVVSGWRADTFIEGTPEPRHDEVVSMSGRLHAATSQLDRPRFLVQPPVAPWAEVDVFVAADRAAWEKIPLRSAKGAEQLETPSPDGRKSLELITGLATLRKPVTCPDQLVHGDLFGTVLFAGALAPGITDITPYWRPASWAAAVAVVDAISWGGADEALIGRWEDLPEWPQMLLRAVLFRLAVHVLHPRSTAEAFPGLARTADVVRLLL from the coding sequence GTGAGCACAGGCCAACCCCCTCAACACGTGTGCTCCACGTTCGGCCTCCGGGAAGTCGAGCCCACGCCGCTCGGTGCGGACTGGGACGGCGGGTGGCTCTGTGGAGACGTCGTCCTGTCAGCCGTCGCCGACCACGCGCGTGCCGCATGGTCCGCCAAGGTCCGCGAGACGCTCGAGGTGGACGGGGTGCGGCTCGCCCGTCCGGTCCGTTCGACCGACGGCAGGTACGTGGTCTCGGGGTGGCGGGCCGACACGTTCATCGAGGGCACCCCCGAACCGCGGCACGACGAGGTCGTCTCGATGTCCGGGCGCCTCCACGCAGCCACGTCCCAGCTCGACCGCCCCCGGTTCCTGGTGCAGCCCCCGGTCGCGCCGTGGGCGGAGGTCGACGTATTCGTGGCGGCGGACCGGGCCGCGTGGGAGAAGATCCCGCTCCGTAGCGCGAAGGGCGCCGAACAGCTCGAGACGCCGTCCCCCGACGGTCGGAAGAGTCTCGAGCTGATCACCGGTCTCGCGACGCTGCGCAAACCCGTCACGTGCCCGGATCAGCTGGTGCACGGCGACCTGTTCGGCACCGTTCTGTTCGCCGGCGCCCTCGCACCCGGCATCACCGACATCACCCCGTACTGGCGTCCCGCGTCGTGGGCGGCGGCGGTGGCCGTGGTGGACGCCATCTCCTGGGGCGGGGCCGACGAGGCCCTGATCGGGCGCTGGGAGGATCTGCCCGAGTGGCCGCAGATGCTGCTGCGTGCGGTGCTCTTCCGGCTCGCCGTCCACGTGTTGCACCCGCGGTCCACGGCGGAGGCGTTCCCCGGACTCGCCCGCACGGCCGACGTGGTCCGTCTCCTTCTCTAG
- a CDS encoding DUF3107 domain-containing protein, with protein MEVKIGVIDSPRELIVSSEQTPDEVEALVSDALAGGDGILSLQDDKGRKYLVQSSKIAYVEIGPSDIRKVGFAPTK; from the coding sequence GTGGAGGTCAAGATCGGTGTAATCGACAGCCCGCGTGAGCTCATCGTCAGCAGCGAGCAGACCCCGGACGAGGTCGAGGCATTGGTCTCGGACGCCCTCGCTGGAGGCGACGGGATCTTGTCTCTGCAGGACGACAAGGGACGCAAGTACCTCGTTCAGTCCAGCAAGATCGCCTACGTGGAGATCGGCCCGTCCGATATCCGCAAGGTCGGATTCGCTCCGACCAAGTGA
- a CDS encoding GlxA family transcriptional regulator yields the protein MSDIAGHPQAVRPHRVVVFVRDGVLPIEFGIVHRLFGEARSRDGEPLYEVLTCALTPGIVRTDTDVTISVEHGPALLGTADTVVVPASDQDYDPPDDGCLPRALADAFAHIRPGTRMASICTGSFVLAAAGLLDNRRATTHWKSADAFRRLYPDVRLDPGVLYTHDGGILTAAGVASGIDLCLYMIRVDHGASVANEVARGTVVPPHRTGGQAQFITEPVPEADGASTAGARARALTRLDQPLSLRELAAGESMSVRTFTRRFRAETGMSPTQWILEQRIMRARELLESTDLPVEDVAGAAGFGTATSMRQHLSRTVGVSPTAYRATFR from the coding sequence ATGTCCGATATTGCAGGCCACCCGCAGGCAGTGCGTCCGCATCGCGTGGTCGTGTTCGTGCGCGACGGCGTTCTCCCGATCGAGTTCGGCATCGTCCACCGACTGTTCGGTGAGGCGCGGTCGCGGGACGGCGAACCGCTGTACGAAGTCCTGACGTGCGCACTCACGCCCGGCATCGTCCGAACCGACACCGACGTGACGATCTCGGTCGAGCACGGTCCCGCACTGCTCGGCACCGCCGACACCGTCGTGGTCCCAGCCTCGGACCAGGACTACGACCCGCCCGACGACGGATGCCTGCCCCGCGCGCTCGCCGACGCCTTCGCGCATATTCGTCCCGGCACCCGGATGGCATCGATCTGTACCGGTTCGTTCGTTCTCGCGGCCGCCGGTCTCCTCGACAACCGGCGCGCCACCACGCACTGGAAGTCGGCGGACGCGTTCCGGCGGCTCTACCCCGACGTTCGTCTCGACCCCGGGGTGCTCTACACCCACGACGGCGGAATCCTCACCGCCGCCGGCGTCGCCTCGGGAATCGATCTGTGCCTGTACATGATTCGGGTCGATCACGGGGCGTCGGTGGCCAACGAGGTGGCGCGGGGAACGGTGGTGCCGCCCCACCGCACCGGTGGTCAGGCACAGTTCATCACCGAGCCCGTCCCGGAAGCCGACGGCGCGTCGACCGCGGGAGCGCGGGCCCGGGCGCTGACCCGGCTCGATCAACCGCTGTCGTTGCGGGAGCTGGCCGCGGGGGAGTCGATGAGTGTGCGAACGTTCACGCGGCGATTTCGCGCCGAAACGGGGATGTCGCCGACCCAGTGGATTCTCGAACAGCGGATCATGCGCGCGCGCGAACTGCTGGAGAGCACCGATCTGCCGGTCGAGGACGTGGCCGGGGCTGCGGGCTTCGGAACCGCGACGTCGATGCGACAACATCTCTCACGCACGGTCGGCGTCTCACCCACCGCGTACCGCGCGACGTTCCGGTGA
- a CDS encoding SDR family oxidoreductase → MATYVITGAASGIGAASRRRLEAAGHTVVGVDRAQTDVVADLSTPGGRAAAAAAVDDATGGVVDGLVCCAGLGSLSHVPGGTLVAVNYFGAVELVTALKPALQRAGAASVVAISSSSTTTQPGIPDHLVTACLDGDEAEARRIGDEVTAIPAYPASKLALAWWIRREAVRPEWIGSGIRLNAIAPGMIDTPMTSGDDLDPELAKALDFYPVPLGRRGRPDEIAALVEFLLGPGSTLLCGSVVFADGGTDAQLRQRDWPAAWNPTTEELTRHFQAKK, encoded by the coding sequence ATGGCAACCTATGTGATCACCGGCGCGGCCTCTGGTATCGGAGCGGCGAGTCGCCGCAGACTCGAGGCCGCAGGCCACACCGTCGTCGGCGTCGACCGAGCGCAGACGGACGTGGTGGCGGACCTGTCGACCCCCGGCGGACGAGCAGCGGCCGCGGCCGCGGTCGACGATGCGACCGGGGGCGTCGTGGACGGTCTCGTCTGCTGCGCGGGACTGGGTTCGCTGTCCCACGTCCCGGGCGGCACACTCGTCGCCGTCAACTACTTCGGAGCCGTCGAACTGGTGACGGCCCTGAAGCCCGCGCTGCAACGGGCCGGCGCCGCCTCGGTGGTGGCGATCTCGTCGAGCAGCACCACCACGCAACCGGGAATTCCCGACCATCTGGTAACCGCGTGCCTGGACGGCGACGAAGCGGAGGCGAGGCGCATCGGCGACGAGGTGACCGCGATCCCCGCGTACCCGGCCTCCAAATTGGCGCTGGCCTGGTGGATCCGGCGTGAAGCCGTACGACCCGAATGGATCGGCTCCGGGATACGGCTCAACGCGATCGCGCCGGGCATGATCGACACACCGATGACCAGCGGAGACGATCTCGACCCCGAACTGGCGAAGGCGCTGGATTTCTACCCGGTGCCGCTCGGCCGACGCGGACGTCCGGACGAGATCGCCGCGCTCGTCGAATTTCTGCTCGGGCCGGGGTCGACGCTGCTCTGCGGCAGCGTCGTCTTCGCTGACGGGGGCACGGATGCCCAGTTACGCCAACGGGATTGGCCCGCCGCGTGGAATCCCACGACGGAAGAACTTACTCGGCACTTCCAGGCGAAAAAGTAG
- a CDS encoding TetR/AcrR family transcriptional regulator translates to MTELADRTNSDRDATTGKGTGGRRSTRLPRDARRLQLLAAASEVFVTRGYHAAGMDEIAECAGVSKPVLYQHFPGKLELYVAVLQSYVDSLISGVRQALRSTTDNKQRVRAAVQAFFDFVDNDSQGFRLVFESDLMGEPQVQSRVEQATEACVDAVFDLVSHDSGLDPYRARILAVGLVGASQFTARYWLEAARPIPKEEAVDTTVTLAWGGLSRVPLHPEQR, encoded by the coding sequence ATGACTGAACTCGCGGATCGGACGAACTCCGATCGCGATGCCACCACCGGAAAGGGCACCGGGGGCCGCCGCAGCACGCGACTCCCTCGTGACGCCCGGCGACTGCAGCTACTCGCCGCAGCCAGCGAGGTCTTCGTCACGCGCGGGTACCACGCTGCCGGTATGGACGAGATCGCCGAGTGCGCCGGTGTAAGCAAGCCCGTCCTGTACCAGCACTTTCCCGGCAAGCTCGAGCTGTACGTGGCCGTGCTGCAGAGCTATGTCGACAGTCTGATCTCCGGCGTGCGGCAGGCGCTGCGTTCGACCACGGACAACAAGCAGCGCGTCCGCGCCGCTGTGCAGGCGTTCTTCGACTTCGTCGACAACGACTCGCAGGGCTTCCGCCTGGTGTTCGAGTCGGACCTGATGGGTGAGCCCCAGGTGCAGAGCCGTGTCGAGCAGGCAACCGAGGCCTGCGTGGACGCCGTGTTCGACCTCGTCAGCCACGACTCCGGGCTCGACCCCTACCGCGCCCGCATCCTCGCGGTCGGCCTGGTGGGCGCCAGCCAGTTCACCGCGCGGTACTGGCTGGAGGCAGCACGTCCGATCCCGAAGGAAGAGGCGGTCGACACTACCGTCACGCTTGCCTGGGGTGGTCTGTCCCGCGTGCCGCTGCATCCCGAACAGCGCTGA
- a CDS encoding NAD(P)H-dependent oxidoreductase, with product MKILWVSAHPEPKSLNAALRGDALTALREAGHEVRTSDLYAMHWNPAVTAADFGHDPRRRLRVGARSGQALAEGTLAPDIGTEQRKLAWADTVIVQFPLWWYGMPAILKGWFDRVFVEGYGYGVRRADGSTRRYGDGTLAGKRAMTVVSFGGSADSVGPRGINGQMDEVLFPIHHGIFWYTGMSVLPPVLIDSADRLSADHYPGIAARLIERLAGLPVEAPLPFRTQDGGDYDDRFVLREDLARGLTGVRAHYADPGTYSQGFEVESTPTAHCNVF from the coding sequence ATGAAGATCCTGTGGGTATCGGCGCATCCCGAGCCGAAGTCCCTCAACGCCGCGCTGCGCGGTGACGCGCTCACCGCGCTGCGCGAGGCGGGCCACGAGGTACGGACCTCCGACCTCTACGCGATGCACTGGAACCCGGCGGTCACGGCAGCAGACTTCGGCCACGACCCGCGGCGTCGCCTCCGGGTCGGCGCGCGGTCGGGGCAGGCGTTGGCCGAGGGAACCCTCGCCCCCGACATCGGGACGGAACAGCGCAAGCTCGCTTGGGCAGACACGGTGATCGTGCAGTTCCCGCTGTGGTGGTACGGCATGCCCGCGATCCTCAAAGGCTGGTTCGACCGCGTCTTCGTCGAAGGTTACGGCTACGGTGTCCGCCGCGCGGACGGTTCCACCCGGCGATACGGAGACGGCACCCTCGCGGGCAAACGGGCGATGACGGTCGTCAGTTTCGGCGGCAGTGCGGACAGCGTCGGACCGCGCGGGATCAACGGCCAGATGGACGAGGTCCTGTTCCCGATCCATCACGGAATCTTCTGGTACACGGGGATGTCCGTGCTGCCGCCGGTCCTGATCGACAGCGCGGACCGACTGTCCGCCGACCACTACCCCGGCATCGCGGCCCGGTTGATCGAACGCCTCGCCGGTCTGCCCGTCGAGGCGCCGTTGCCGTTCCGTACGCAGGACGGCGGCGACTACGACGACCGATTCGTGCTACGGGAGGATCTCGCCCGCGGGCTCACGGGAGTGCGCGCCCACTACGCGGACCCGGGTACCTACTCTCAGGGATTCGAGGTGGAGTCCACACCCACCGCGCACTGTAACGTGTTCTAA
- a CDS encoding ferritin-like fold-containing protein: MEPNTPASSDSTIPADHPGVSELFAVLAYGEISAFYRLSEDAQMARTLQGKVALASMAAAEMGHFEMLEKALTARGFDIFEAMDPFVRALDNYHASTAPSTWLEALVKAYVGDGIAADFYREIGHSLPAEASRTVEEVLSQTGHSEFVVHEVQQAIKASNRDKDRLMLWGRRLLGEAITQAQFVLAQREALTELVISASGDLNGVVALFDRMQEMHAERMAVLGLV, from the coding sequence ATGGAGCCCAACACGCCTGCATCCTCTGATTCCACCATTCCCGCTGATCACCCCGGGGTCAGTGAACTCTTCGCGGTCCTCGCGTACGGCGAGATCTCCGCGTTCTACCGGTTGTCCGAGGACGCGCAGATGGCGCGCACCCTGCAGGGCAAAGTGGCACTCGCGAGCATGGCGGCCGCCGAGATGGGTCACTTCGAGATGCTCGAGAAGGCTCTGACGGCCCGCGGGTTCGACATCTTCGAGGCGATGGACCCGTTCGTCCGCGCACTGGACAACTACCACGCGTCCACCGCCCCGTCGACGTGGCTCGAGGCCTTGGTGAAGGCGTACGTCGGCGACGGGATCGCCGCGGACTTCTACCGCGAGATCGGGCACTCGCTGCCCGCCGAGGCTTCACGGACGGTCGAGGAAGTTCTTTCACAGACCGGTCACTCGGAGTTTGTCGTCCACGAGGTGCAGCAGGCCATCAAGGCCAGCAACCGCGACAAGGACCGCCTCATGCTGTGGGGCAGACGCCTGCTGGGCGAGGCCATCACCCAGGCGCAGTTCGTCCTCGCCCAGCGGGAGGCGCTGACCGAACTCGTCATCTCCGCGTCCGGCGACCTCAACGGAGTCGTCGCGCTGTTCGACCGCATGCAGGAGATGCACGCCGAACGCATGGCCGTGCTCGGCCTCGTGTGA